A portion of the Echeneis naucrates chromosome 5, fEcheNa1.1, whole genome shotgun sequence genome contains these proteins:
- the her15.1 gene encoding hairy and enhancer of split-related 15, tandem duplicate 1 has protein sequence MAPSSTRDSPISELSTKDRHKLRKPVVEKMRRDRINSCIEQLKVLLEKEFHKQDPNAKLEKADVLEMTVVFLKQQLRPQSSGARTAHSDGYSHCWKETLHFLSQNSLKEVTPLQLQHLHAGLTPTLSSHSHVQAAGKQLPGPDRAMWRPW, from the exons ATGGCTCCAAGCAGCACCAGAGACTCTCCCATCTCAGAGCTCTCCaccaaagacagacacaaa CTGAGGAAACCGGTGGTGGAGAAGATGCGCAGAGATCGCATCAACAGCTGCATCGAGCAGCTGAAGGTCCTGCTGGAGAAGGAGTTCCACAAACAGGATCCCAACGCCAAGCTGGAGAAGGCCGACGTGCTGGAGATGACGGTGGTGttcctgaagcagcagctgcggCCTCAGAGCTCCGGCGCTCGCACGGCTCACAGCGACGGATACTCCCACTGCTGGAAGGAGACGCTGCACTTCCTGTCCCAGAACTCCCTGAAGGAGGTGACGCCCCTGCAGCTCCAGCACCTCCACGCCGGCCTGACGCCCACCCTGTCCTCCCACAGCCACGTCCAGGCTGCAGGGAAGCAGCTGCCGGGCCCTGACAGGGCCATGTGGAGGCCCTGGTAG